Proteins from a single region of Pseudopedobacter saltans DSM 12145:
- a CDS encoding glycerophosphodiester phosphodiesterase family protein: protein MSEYYHGRQILFTFSGFRKKQEEEINNMSRSSALKQIIIFILFLHGTFALVAQTRVDETRRKLFDKNGKDVLVVAHRGDWRYAPENSLAAIENAIKMGVDVVEIDIQKTKDGQLILMHDKTLDRTTTGKGAVSTWTLDSIRNLNLRNGAAIKTIHKVPTLEETLLLSKGKIMLNLDKAYDVFDEVYVLLEKTGTVDHIIMKGTATSQKVKEQFGKYLDKVIYMPIVNLDKPNAQKMIDDFIKELNPVAFELLYVKDANPLPKQLSKTLQGKSLIWYNTLWDTMAGGHDDDMSLKDPDKGYGYLINDLGARIIQTDRPQYLIDYLKSKNRHFY, encoded by the coding sequence ATGAGCGAATATTATCATGGCAGACAGATCCTTTTTACTTTTAGTGGATTTAGAAAAAAACAGGAAGAAGAAATAAATAATATGAGTAGATCATCAGCATTGAAACAAATAATCATTTTTATACTCTTTTTACATGGCACTTTTGCTTTAGTGGCCCAAACCCGCGTTGACGAAACAAGGCGAAAGTTGTTCGATAAAAATGGGAAAGATGTATTGGTGGTGGCACATCGCGGCGATTGGCGCTATGCCCCTGAAAATTCTTTAGCTGCCATAGAGAACGCAATAAAAATGGGAGTTGATGTTGTTGAAATAGATATCCAGAAAACCAAAGACGGACAGTTGATTTTGATGCATGACAAAACTTTAGACAGAACTACTACGGGCAAAGGAGCTGTTAGTACCTGGACATTAGACTCTATACGAAATTTGAATTTGCGTAATGGCGCGGCAATAAAGACTATACATAAAGTACCTACATTGGAAGAAACCTTACTACTGTCTAAAGGAAAGATAATGCTGAACTTAGATAAAGCTTACGATGTTTTCGATGAAGTTTATGTTTTGTTGGAGAAAACCGGTACAGTAGATCATATCATAATGAAAGGTACTGCAACTTCACAAAAAGTAAAAGAACAGTTTGGTAAATATCTGGACAAAGTAATCTATATGCCTATTGTGAATCTGGACAAGCCGAACGCACAGAAGATGATAGACGATTTTATTAAGGAATTAAATCCGGTCGCTTTTGAGCTATTGTATGTTAAGGATGCTAATCCTTTGCCCAAACAGCTCTCAAAAACCTTACAAGGAAAATCATTGATATGGTATAACACTTTGTGGGATACTATGGCGGGAGGACATGATGATGATATGTCTTTGAAGGACCCGGATAAAGGTTACGGATATTTGATAAATGATTTGGGAGCAAGAATCATACAAACTGATCGTCCCCAGTACTTAATAGACTATCTTAAAAGTAAAAACCGCCATTTTTATTAA
- a CDS encoding RagB/SusD family nutrient uptake outer membrane protein: MKKKYLYIMMLVSTILGSSCANKLDLYPYSSVSPDAITEKDLPALRIGMYNDMQNDPGVHAFILFDILGGNLHTAAGSPLDLINSQLSPLAGVVSNGWNGYYGALYQVNNVISICEGLEPNSIRNTALGEAYYFRAYIYFSLLTRWGGVPIYRKNSLEKLARNTKDEVWAFIEENLTEAEQLLGESTNYYYVSKDAVSALKARVYLYRGNKSAAAATAEKLVTSGKYKLDSFEKIFRKLSNTEIIFAFENRTEESSINISDLFYSYAHPNKGQGNYRVSQQMVDAFVSTDKRRDISLVNIAGTYCVNKYPSGQTGRDPVIISRISELYLISAEAQGRAEGISRLNELRRFRGLQDIAVNSDGQYQEAILNERNLELFGENFRYYDLVRTNTAVQKLGILDYQTVLPIPGRELQYNPNLEPNPHY, from the coding sequence ATGAAAAAGAAATATTTATATATAATGATGCTGGTGAGTACGATTTTGGGAAGTTCCTGTGCCAACAAGCTAGATCTTTATCCTTATTCCTCTGTATCGCCAGATGCAATCACTGAAAAGGATTTGCCCGCATTGCGGATAGGAATGTACAACGATATGCAGAATGACCCCGGAGTACATGCTTTTATCCTTTTTGATATTTTAGGCGGAAACTTGCATACAGCCGCCGGCTCGCCCCTTGATTTAATCAACTCTCAATTAAGCCCTCTTGCAGGTGTTGTGTCTAACGGTTGGAATGGTTATTACGGAGCGCTTTATCAGGTAAATAATGTGATTTCGATATGCGAAGGGCTTGAGCCAAACAGTATTAGAAATACGGCGTTAGGTGAGGCCTATTATTTTAGAGCCTATATTTATTTTAGTTTGTTAACCAGATGGGGAGGAGTTCCTATTTATCGTAAAAACTCGCTGGAAAAATTAGCTAGAAATACCAAAGACGAGGTTTGGGCATTTATAGAGGAAAATCTAACTGAAGCGGAGCAACTATTAGGAGAATCTACAAACTATTACTACGTTTCTAAAGATGCCGTTTCTGCATTGAAAGCAAGAGTATATTTATACAGGGGAAACAAGTCTGCCGCGGCTGCAACAGCAGAAAAGCTTGTAACCTCTGGCAAATACAAACTGGATAGTTTTGAAAAAATATTCAGAAAATTATCTAATACCGAAATCATTTTTGCTTTCGAAAACAGAACCGAAGAATCCAGTATTAATATTTCCGATCTTTTTTATTCTTACGCCCATCCTAATAAAGGTCAGGGAAATTACAGAGTTTCTCAGCAAATGGTTGACGCCTTTGTAAGTACTGATAAACGAAGGGATATCTCTCTTGTAAATATCGCAGGTACTTATTGTGTAAATAAATATCCAAGCGGACAAACTGGAAGAGATCCGGTAATTATCTCCAGAATTTCAGAATTATATTTAATCAGTGCAGAAGCACAAGGAAGAGCAGAAGGCATTTCCAGATTAAACGAGTTACGTCGTTTCAGAGGATTGCAGGATATAGCCGTTAATTCGGATGGACAATATCAGGAAGCAATTTTGAATGAACGAAATCTGGAGCTGTTTGGAGAAAATTTTAGGTATTACGACTTAGTGCGTACCAATACAGCGGTACAAAAGCTTGGTATTTTAGATTATCAGACTGTACTTCCTATTCCGGGCCGTGAATTGCAATATAATCCTAATCTTGAACCTAATCCGCACTATTAA
- a CDS encoding beta-N-acetylhexosaminidase, with product MKKYLSIIICFLGLFVGSTVLAQQDFNIIPYPNEIIIKKGKADLSKGVHITGNSNQTAYLQKILIERGISNINIKKGIQINLLLTSKPSDISEAYELQASKNKIAIKAATEKGIFYGIQSLNQLLLKSFEIPELIIKDEPAFKWRSFMLDDARYFHGKETVKKLLDEMALLKMNRFHWHLTNDAGWRIEIKAFPLLTQIGSKRDSTQINDNGKKWKSEISDHKAHSGFYTQNDIKEIIAYASERQITIIPEISMPGHTSAAIASYSFLGTTKKQMKIPTRFGVESAVLDVSDERAKLFMYQVLREVSALFPSPYIHIGGDEVKFDQWKNSISVQKYMDSHGIKNYYDLHVHFTNEVSKFVEDSLGKRVIGWNEILGKNVHEWANEENANTSLSKNAIVQFWKGDAKDLLFGIDKGYEIINSDHRFTYLDYTYQQIDIKKAYGFNPVPDGLDNKQRKLVIGLGAQMWSEWTPTFKEISYQTFPRIAAYAESGWTKQQNKDFVRFDKNIKTLINYWKSKGYNIPDL from the coding sequence ATGAAAAAATACTTAAGTATTATTATATGTTTTCTAGGGTTATTTGTTGGCAGCACCGTTTTGGCTCAGCAAGACTTTAATATTATACCCTATCCAAACGAGATAATTATAAAAAAAGGAAAGGCCGATTTGTCTAAAGGTGTGCATATTACAGGTAATTCCAATCAAACAGCGTATTTGCAAAAAATCCTTATAGAAAGAGGTATTTCCAATATTAATATAAAGAAAGGAATCCAGATAAATCTGTTACTGACATCTAAACCGTCTGATATTTCAGAAGCTTACGAACTCCAGGCTTCTAAAAATAAGATAGCTATTAAAGCTGCGACGGAAAAGGGAATTTTCTATGGTATTCAGAGCTTAAATCAGTTATTGCTAAAATCTTTTGAAATTCCTGAGCTGATCATTAAAGACGAACCTGCTTTTAAATGGAGATCATTTATGTTGGATGATGCCCGATATTTCCATGGCAAAGAAACGGTAAAGAAACTGTTGGACGAAATGGCTTTGTTAAAAATGAACAGGTTTCATTGGCACTTAACCAATGATGCTGGCTGGAGAATAGAGATTAAGGCATTTCCATTATTGACGCAGATAGGTTCGAAAAGAGATAGTACACAAATAAATGATAATGGGAAGAAATGGAAAAGCGAAATTTCAGACCATAAAGCGCATAGCGGTTTTTATACTCAGAACGATATAAAGGAAATCATAGCTTATGCCAGTGAACGTCAGATTACCATCATACCTGAAATTAGTATGCCTGGACATACTTCAGCAGCAATTGCTAGTTATTCCTTTTTAGGTACAACAAAAAAACAGATGAAAATACCAACCCGATTTGGAGTTGAAAGTGCAGTTCTGGATGTTTCTGATGAAAGAGCAAAACTTTTTATGTACCAGGTTTTAAGAGAGGTATCCGCGCTTTTTCCATCTCCGTATATTCATATTGGAGGTGACGAAGTAAAGTTTGATCAATGGAAAAATTCTATATCCGTTCAGAAATATATGGATAGCCATGGTATTAAAAATTATTATGATCTTCATGTTCACTTCACCAATGAGGTATCGAAATTTGTTGAGGATTCGTTAGGAAAAAGAGTAATAGGATGGAATGAGATATTGGGAAAAAATGTTCACGAATGGGCAAATGAAGAGAATGCGAATACTTCCTTATCTAAAAATGCGATAGTACAATTCTGGAAGGGAGATGCTAAAGACTTGTTGTTCGGTATTGACAAAGGTTATGAAATCATCAATTCAGATCACAGATTTACATATTTGGATTATACTTATCAGCAAATTGATATAAAGAAGGCTTATGGATTTAATCCGGTTCCGGATGGTCTGGATAATAAGCAACGGAAATTAGTCATTGGTTTAGGAGCACAAATGTGGAGCGAATGGACGCCCACATTTAAAGAAATATCTTATCAAACTTTTCCCCGCATAGCAGCGTATGCAGAATCTGGCTGGACGAAGCAGCAGAATAAGGATTTTGTAAGATTTGATAAGAATATCAAAACACTGATCAACTATTGGAAATCTAAAGGTTACAATATACCCGATCTTTAG
- a CDS encoding phosphodiester glycosidase family protein: protein MKNIKYILLPLGLTFSMLMAVGCSNDEGLIKPYDQFVAHPKTPVTTKVVNNSDLIASITSDTTYSVTSGVDATEVRYLSGTGLSMKAFVFEIDLTNPQVRIEASTPSNSPTFGMQPMTKQATYEDFEGHKVWAGINADFYNMDTGVPQGIVYKEGLPIKTTVTDAVNTFFAITKDGKAVIGNQQMYPDIKNNIQEAVGGRVTLLKDGVAVQQTDKKLEPRTCIGVDKEGKKVYMLVVDGRNFHYSNGMNYDDLAKFMKAIGAYQAINLDGGGSSTFFIRNTLASDAGRFVVKNWPTDNGGQERSVANGLIVVSVTN from the coding sequence ATGAAAAATATAAAATATATATTATTACCATTAGGGCTTACTTTCTCGATGCTGATGGCGGTAGGTTGCAGCAATGATGAAGGCCTGATAAAACCTTACGATCAATTTGTTGCGCATCCAAAAACGCCAGTTACAACTAAAGTTGTAAATAACAGTGATTTAATCGCTAGCATTACCTCGGATACGACTTATAGCGTTACCAGCGGTGTTGATGCTACGGAAGTGCGTTATTTGTCGGGTACTGGTCTGTCGATGAAAGCATTTGTTTTCGAAATTGATTTGACAAATCCGCAGGTAAGGATAGAAGCTTCTACACCTAGCAATTCGCCTACTTTTGGTATGCAACCGATGACCAAACAGGCAACTTATGAAGATTTTGAAGGGCATAAGGTGTGGGCAGGTATCAATGCGGATTTTTATAATATGGATACCGGTGTTCCGCAAGGAATTGTTTATAAAGAAGGACTGCCTATTAAAACCACTGTTACTGACGCCGTGAATACATTTTTTGCAATCACCAAAGATGGTAAGGCTGTTATAGGCAATCAGCAAATGTATCCGGATATAAAAAATAATATTCAGGAAGCGGTTGGTGGAAGAGTGACTTTATTGAAAGATGGAGTTGCTGTTCAGCAAACAGACAAGAAGTTGGAGCCAAGAACATGTATAGGTGTAGACAAAGAAGGAAAGAAGGTTTATATGCTAGTAGTAGATGGTCGTAATTTCCATTATTCGAATGGGATGAATTATGATGATTTGGCCAAGTTTATGAAAGCGATAGGAGCGTATCAGGCTATTAATCTGGATGGCGGTGGTTCCAGTACCTTCTTTATTAGAAACACTCTAGCTTCTGATGCAGGCAGATTTGTAGTGAAGAACTGGCCAACAGATAATGGCGGACAAGAGCGATCCGTGGCTAATGGTTTAATTGTAGTTTCTGTAACTAATTAA
- a CDS encoding BACON domain-containing protein — MNRKSIIFQILAVMLFFTSFVSCRKIDRESFTPGQPEISFVQKEVRVGNDVDTIEVELKSNLPWRVKSTANWLSLLTANGPSDDKFKIAIQKNRTTTERSTKIEAYITGEDKTELTIIQNAGDPAPDFTRHFYVKINGTEANDGLSWSKSTTLDAALDRAVSGDVIHIGAGTYKPTIMLTGGNTEKDKTFQISENVKLIGGYPEQATDGAAANAETNKTILSGQLSTGKVYHVMVITALQEQDKQVELDGITIRDGSAHSTSSAITVNGIAVNRAYAGGLIVAGSKVEIKNSVISNNETATHCAGVFLTGNSYVTFRNASISNNSGLALTTNGGGIWNDGSTLYMFDSEVTGNRIGGVGGGIYALNTGRTSYNYLFNVTIANNEVGTMGTTRTGGGIYAREKSKFVIVNSTIYGNKNNGNAYGAGISLYGVCTVDLVNSTVSNNSGGEGNTAVPAGSGIYNNPAHANILNIYNSIVSGNIGAATEVGGTYISKSSIIGTNVFNYDGILDAGQSFDFATGFSPFGRYGGFGQTLPLLNSGSAAAKSGMTTLQLQILASNLALESHLLGADQNGKSRTGKTIMGAAIPQ; from the coding sequence ATGAACAGAAAGTCGATAATATTCCAAATATTGGCAGTGATGCTATTTTTTACAAGTTTTGTTTCCTGTCGTAAAATAGATCGCGAAAGCTTTACTCCCGGGCAGCCTGAAATCAGTTTTGTGCAAAAGGAAGTTAGAGTAGGAAATGACGTAGATACTATAGAAGTTGAGCTTAAATCTAATTTGCCCTGGCGTGTTAAAAGCACAGCCAATTGGTTATCGTTGTTGACAGCAAATGGTCCTTCTGATGACAAGTTTAAGATTGCTATTCAAAAGAACAGAACGACAACGGAACGAAGCACTAAAATAGAGGCTTATATCACCGGAGAGGATAAAACGGAACTAACGATTATTCAAAATGCGGGCGATCCTGCACCTGATTTTACCAGACATTTTTATGTGAAAATTAATGGTACCGAAGCGAATGATGGACTTTCCTGGAGTAAGTCCACCACTTTGGACGCAGCATTGGACAGAGCCGTTAGTGGAGATGTTATACATATAGGAGCCGGAACGTATAAGCCAACAATTATGCTAACGGGGGGGAATACGGAAAAGGACAAAACGTTCCAAATATCGGAAAATGTTAAACTTATTGGTGGATATCCTGAACAAGCTACAGACGGCGCAGCAGCTAATGCAGAAACAAATAAAACTATTTTAAGTGGTCAGTTAAGTACGGGAAAGGTTTATCACGTAATGGTGATAACCGCACTTCAGGAACAAGACAAGCAAGTTGAGTTAGATGGAATTACTATAAGAGACGGAAGTGCTCATTCTACCAGCAGTGCTATTACTGTTAACGGAATAGCAGTTAACAGAGCTTATGCAGGAGGCTTAATTGTAGCGGGAAGTAAGGTGGAGATTAAAAATAGTGTGATTTCCAATAATGAAACAGCAACCCATTGTGCGGGTGTATTCTTAACGGGTAATTCATATGTAACTTTTAGAAATGCATCAATTTCTAATAATTCGGGACTGGCTCTTACCACCAATGGAGGCGGAATCTGGAATGACGGATCAACTCTTTATATGTTTGACAGCGAAGTGACTGGTAACAGAATAGGTGGTGTCGGTGGAGGAATTTACGCGTTAAATACCGGAAGGACATCATATAACTATTTGTTTAATGTTACCATAGCGAATAATGAAGTTGGAACAATGGGAACCACAAGAACAGGAGGAGGAATATATGCCCGTGAAAAGTCCAAATTTGTAATTGTAAACAGTACCATTTATGGAAATAAAAATAATGGTAATGCATATGGAGCAGGAATATCCCTGTATGGAGTTTGTACCGTAGACCTGGTTAATTCAACAGTATCTAACAATAGCGGAGGTGAGGGAAATACGGCAGTTCCGGCAGGATCGGGGATATACAACAATCCGGCTCATGCTAATATTTTAAATATTTACAATTCAATCGTATCCGGAAATATAGGTGCCGCGACAGAAGTAGGAGGTACCTATATTTCAAAATCATCTATTATAGGAACGAACGTATTTAATTACGACGGTATTTTAGATGCCGGGCAAAGTTTTGATTTTGCTACTGGATTTAGTCCTTTCGGGCGATATGGAGGCTTTGGACAAACTCTCCCTTTACTAAATAGTGGAAGTGCAGCAGCTAAATCAGGAATGACGACTTTGCAACTGCAGATTCTAGCTTCTAATTTAGCTTTGGAAAGCCATCTGTTAGGCGCTGACCAAAATGGAAAAAGCCGGACTGGTAAAACAATTATGGGAGCTGCAATTCCTCAATAA
- a CDS encoding alkaline phosphatase — protein MKRRDLFKGGVLAFLGSTLLSPLETLAAPVQKKGKLAKNIIFLVSDGMSTGTLNMANMLLHRKEGKMSNWLSLYEQNKVARALMDTASANSLVTDSAAASSSWGGGKRVQNGAINVNSDGTENTPIWQKFKKAGKSAGVVTTVMATHATPAGFCVTSNKRSDEPGIALKYLQHGIDVVMGGGLENFSSEIRKDKRNVFDEYTKKGYEVFRDRKSMNSYAGTNKPMLGVFYQDALPYSVDRSSDKELLEKIPTLAEMTQKAINTLKQNKKGFVLQVEGGKVDWAAHGNDVAALLYDQIAFDEAVGIAMDFAEKDGDTLVVITTDHGNSNPGLFYGSNADKNFDRIFNFKQSNNWILNGIDKNTSPNTLIEKIESAQGIAITNDDAKKILSHYDKLDEKGLYNPRKLPFKELAIIQERFTSVGWGAMDHSGDYVELAMYGPGSELLKPFVKNYELHNLMLIAAGVADLKTL, from the coding sequence ATGAAAAGAAGAGACCTCTTTAAAGGTGGTGTGCTGGCTTTTTTAGGCAGCACTTTATTATCTCCACTCGAAACTTTAGCAGCACCGGTACAAAAGAAAGGCAAATTAGCGAAAAACATAATTTTTCTGGTTAGTGACGGGATGAGTACCGGAACCCTCAACATGGCCAATATGTTATTGCATAGAAAGGAAGGAAAAATGTCGAATTGGCTGTCGCTATATGAACAAAATAAAGTGGCACGGGCATTAATGGATACTGCTTCGGCAAATTCCCTGGTAACGGATTCGGCGGCCGCCAGTTCCTCATGGGGTGGAGGGAAACGGGTTCAAAATGGCGCTATAAACGTTAACTCCGATGGGACAGAAAATACTCCGATATGGCAAAAATTTAAAAAGGCTGGTAAATCAGCTGGAGTTGTAACTACGGTTATGGCTACGCATGCAACTCCGGCTGGATTTTGTGTAACCAGCAATAAGAGAAGTGACGAACCTGGAATTGCTTTGAAATACCTTCAGCATGGTATTGATGTGGTAATGGGCGGAGGTTTGGAAAATTTCAGCTCCGAGATAAGGAAGGACAAACGAAACGTGTTTGACGAATACACTAAAAAAGGATATGAGGTGTTTCGGGATAGGAAATCGATGAATAGCTATGCAGGAACCAATAAGCCAATGCTTGGGGTCTTTTATCAGGATGCATTGCCTTATTCTGTAGACAGGTCTTCCGACAAAGAGCTATTAGAAAAAATCCCCACCCTGGCGGAGATGACACAAAAAGCGATCAATACATTAAAGCAAAATAAAAAAGGATTTGTATTGCAGGTGGAAGGTGGGAAAGTGGATTGGGCAGCCCATGGAAATGATGTAGCAGCGCTTCTTTATGATCAGATAGCATTTGATGAAGCAGTTGGAATAGCTATGGACTTTGCAGAGAAAGATGGCGATACGCTGGTGGTAATAACTACCGACCACGGTAATTCGAACCCCGGCTTATTTTATGGCAGCAATGCAGATAAGAACTTTGATCGTATTTTCAATTTCAAACAGTCCAATAATTGGATACTGAATGGGATAGACAAAAATACCTCGCCGAATACATTGATAGAGAAAATAGAATCGGCACAAGGCATTGCGATTACTAATGATGATGCAAAAAAGATCCTTTCCCATTACGATAAATTGGATGAAAAGGGCTTGTATAATCCCAGGAAGCTTCCGTTTAAAGAGTTGGCAATCATTCAGGAACGATTTACATCAGTAGGTTGGGGGGCAATGGATCACTCGGGAGATTACGTTGAACTGGCAATGTATGGCCCGGGAAGTGAACTGTTAAAACCCTTTGTGAAAAATTATGAGCTTCATAACCTAATGCTGATAGCAGCAGGAGTAGCAGATTTAAAAACATTGTAA